The proteins below are encoded in one region of Sphingobium yanoikuyae:
- a CDS encoding ABC-F family ATP-binding cassette domain-containing protein: MLNLNGITVRLGGRTILDRAGAALPPRSRVGLIGRNGAGKSTLMKVMIGQLDPDEGSCDMPRDTRLGYIAQEAPSGTATPFDTVLAADKERAELMAEAEHTEDPDRLGHIYERLTTIDAYTAPARAARILVGLGFDEEMQGRPLDSYSGGWKMRVALAALLFSNPDLLLLDEPSNHLDLEATLWLENFLKAYRGTVVIISHERDLLNNVVDYILHLEGGKVTLYPGGYDAFERQRAERLAQQEAARAKQQAEREKLQDYVARNSARASTAKQAQSRAKALAKMQPIAAAIEDPSLHFGFPSPAELRPPLITMDMASVGYDDTPILRRVNLRIDPDDRLALLGRNGNGKTTLARLIAAQLAPMEGAINSSAKMNVGYFTQYQVEELDVTDTPLEHMTRVMKGATPGAVRAQLGRFGFSGERATQKVGSMSGGERARLALALITRDAPHLLILDEPTNHLDVDSREALVQALNEYSGAVVIVSHDRHMIELVADRLVLVDNGTAQPFDGSLDDYTDIILRKADGNPSGGDAPKVDRKADKKAAAEWREKQKTLKNAVNKAEREMSTLIAERKRIDAILSDPRSATGAEAKMTTSELMVKRASVEKKLEAAEEVWMEAGAALEAG; encoded by the coding sequence ATGCTTAACTTGAACGGTATCACCGTGCGCCTGGGCGGCCGCACCATCCTCGACCGCGCCGGCGCCGCACTGCCGCCGCGCAGCCGCGTCGGCCTCATCGGCCGCAACGGCGCGGGCAAGTCGACCCTGATGAAGGTGATGATCGGCCAGCTCGACCCGGACGAGGGCAGTTGCGACATGCCGCGCGACACCCGTCTGGGCTATATCGCCCAGGAAGCCCCCTCGGGCACCGCGACCCCGTTCGACACCGTGCTCGCCGCCGACAAGGAACGCGCCGAATTGATGGCGGAGGCGGAGCATACCGAAGATCCCGATCGGCTCGGCCATATCTATGAGCGGCTGACCACGATCGATGCCTATACCGCGCCTGCGCGCGCAGCCCGCATCCTCGTTGGCCTGGGCTTTGACGAGGAAATGCAGGGCCGTCCGCTCGACAGCTATTCGGGCGGCTGGAAGATGCGCGTTGCCTTGGCGGCGCTGCTCTTCTCCAACCCGGACCTGCTGCTGCTCGACGAACCGTCGAACCATCTCGATCTCGAAGCGACCCTCTGGCTGGAGAATTTCCTCAAGGCCTATCGCGGCACCGTGGTCATCATCAGCCATGAGCGCGATCTGCTCAACAATGTGGTCGACTATATCCTGCATCTCGAAGGCGGGAAGGTGACCCTTTATCCCGGCGGCTATGACGCGTTCGAGCGCCAGCGCGCCGAACGGCTGGCCCAGCAGGAAGCGGCGCGCGCCAAGCAGCAGGCCGAGCGCGAGAAGCTGCAGGATTATGTCGCCCGCAACTCGGCCCGCGCCTCGACCGCGAAGCAGGCCCAGTCGCGCGCCAAGGCGCTGGCCAAGATGCAGCCCATTGCCGCTGCGATCGAAGACCCCAGCCTGCATTTCGGTTTCCCCAGCCCCGCCGAACTGCGCCCGCCGCTCATCACCATGGACATGGCCTCGGTCGGCTATGACGACACGCCGATCCTGCGCCGGGTCAATCTGCGCATCGATCCCGACGATCGCCTCGCGCTGCTCGGCCGCAACGGCAACGGCAAGACCACGCTGGCCCGCCTGATCGCGGCGCAGCTGGCGCCGATGGAAGGCGCCATCAACAGTTCGGCCAAGATGAATGTCGGTTATTTCACCCAATATCAGGTGGAGGAACTGGACGTCACCGACACGCCGCTGGAGCATATGACCCGCGTCATGAAGGGCGCGACGCCCGGTGCGGTGCGTGCCCAGCTTGGCCGTTTCGGCTTTTCCGGCGAGCGCGCGACGCAGAAGGTCGGCTCCATGTCGGGTGGCGAGCGCGCGCGTCTGGCGCTGGCGCTCATCACCCGCGATGCGCCGCATCTGCTGATCCTCGACGAACCGACCAACCATCTGGACGTCGACAGCCGCGAGGCGCTGGTGCAGGCGCTCAACGAATATTCGGGCGCCGTCGTCATCGTCAGTCACGACCGCCACATGATCGAACTGGTCGCCGACCGGCTGGTGCTGGTCGACAATGGCACGGCCCAGCCGTTCGACGGCAGCCTGGATGACTATACCGACATCATCCTGCGCAAGGCGGACGGCAATCCGTCGGGCGGCGATGCGCCCAAGGTCGATCGCAAGGCGGACAAGAAGGCTGCCGCCGAATGGCGCGAGAAGCAGAAGACGCTCAAGAACGCCGTCAACAAGGCCGAGCGCGAGATGTCCACGCTGATCGCCGAGCGCAAGCGCATCGACGCCATACTGTCCGATCCCAGGAGCGCAACCGGCGCCGAGGCGAAGATGACCACCAGCGAACTGATGGTGAAGCGTGCATCGGTGGAGAAGAAGCTGGAAGCGGCCGAGGAAGTCTGGATGGAAGCCGGCGCCGCGCTGGAAGCGGGCTGA
- a CDS encoding TonB-dependent siderophore receptor translates to MLSKYHWLAGAALCVVALPAAAQTNAAPADENRDDQIVVTGTYTLPDKIDTATGLGLTVQETPQSVSIMTAQRILDQNLISVKDVITNAVGVSANEVDDVRNSFFARGFEIRNTQVDGVPAAWTLAGGNGETSIDVSIYERIEVVRGATGLLSGAGDPSASVNLVRKHADATDLTGYVNASIGSWNTWRLSADIGGALTADGRIRARLVGRYEKGDYFIDIQDRKKWVLYGVVEADVTDSTLVRVGMSHQDSKPKGATWGALPTFYTDGTLTDLPRSQTTAADWTYWNTTNQNIYATVRQEFGDRWNLTANYNRLKTTGDTQLLYLYGGVDKATGTMDGTNPYKSKGESIQNSIDAQLKGQVALFGRDHEVVLGALHSVLKRHTDNYVAPSPWLTDVPVIGQEGVPYPEPVWGTDAVRNEQERIEQTGYYGAFRLNVADPFKVILGGRIASWNQRGFAWSGPSDYGDDNVFIPYVGALYDITSNHRVYASYTKIFQPQNRYDREQRLLDPLNGAAYEIGLKSSFFGDALQTSIALFRIEQDNVGEMDGPEIILNSQTFQPYRAVEGVTSKGFELEATGQPLPGWNVNASYSQFKIEDPDGNDVNTAQPRKLLKIFTTYDLPGVLTGLTIGGGVNYRSKAYSDGTIPGTTPAVPFRFQQDGYTLVSLMARYAVTEQLQLQANVENLFDKKYYSQAGSFSQYRYGAPRNFTISANYKF, encoded by the coding sequence ATGCTGTCCAAATATCACTGGCTTGCCGGCGCCGCGCTGTGCGTCGTCGCCCTTCCCGCCGCCGCCCAGACCAATGCCGCACCGGCCGATGAGAATCGCGACGACCAGATCGTCGTCACCGGCACCTATACCCTGCCCGACAAGATCGACACCGCGACCGGCCTGGGCCTGACGGTCCAGGAAACGCCGCAGTCGGTCAGCATCATGACCGCGCAGCGCATCCTCGACCAGAATCTGATCAGCGTGAAGGATGTCATCACCAATGCGGTGGGCGTATCCGCCAACGAAGTCGATGACGTGCGCAACAGCTTCTTCGCGCGCGGCTTCGAGATCCGCAACACCCAGGTCGACGGCGTGCCCGCCGCCTGGACGCTGGCCGGCGGCAATGGCGAGACCAGCATCGACGTCTCCATCTATGAACGGATCGAGGTCGTGCGCGGCGCGACCGGCCTGCTGTCGGGCGCGGGCGATCCGTCCGCATCGGTCAACCTGGTGCGCAAGCATGCCGACGCCACCGACCTGACCGGCTATGTCAATGCCAGCATCGGCAGCTGGAACACCTGGCGCCTGTCGGCCGACATTGGCGGCGCACTGACCGCCGATGGCCGCATCCGCGCCCGGCTGGTCGGTCGCTATGAAAAGGGCGACTATTTCATCGACATTCAGGACCGCAAGAAGTGGGTCCTCTATGGCGTGGTCGAGGCCGACGTCACCGATAGCACGCTGGTCCGCGTCGGCATGAGCCACCAGGACAGCAAGCCCAAGGGCGCGACCTGGGGCGCGCTGCCCACCTTCTACACCGACGGCACGCTGACCGACCTGCCCCGGTCGCAGACCACGGCGGCGGACTGGACCTACTGGAACACCACCAACCAGAATATCTATGCCACGGTGCGCCAGGAATTTGGCGATCGCTGGAACCTGACCGCCAATTACAACCGGCTCAAGACCACCGGCGATACGCAGCTTCTCTATCTCTATGGCGGCGTCGACAAGGCGACCGGCACGATGGACGGCACCAACCCCTACAAGTCCAAGGGCGAAAGCATCCAGAACAGCATCGACGCCCAGTTGAAGGGCCAGGTGGCGCTGTTCGGCCGCGATCATGAGGTCGTGCTGGGCGCGCTGCACAGCGTGCTGAAGCGGCACACCGACAATTATGTGGCGCCCTCGCCCTGGCTGACGGACGTGCCGGTGATCGGCCAGGAAGGCGTGCCCTATCCCGAGCCGGTCTGGGGCACCGACGCGGTGCGCAACGAACAGGAACGGATCGAGCAGACCGGCTATTATGGCGCGTTCCGCCTGAACGTGGCCGATCCGTTCAAGGTCATCCTGGGCGGCCGTATCGCCAGCTGGAACCAGCGCGGCTTCGCCTGGAGCGGGCCGAGCGACTATGGCGACGACAATGTGTTCATCCCCTATGTCGGCGCATTGTACGACATCACGTCGAACCATCGCGTCTATGCCAGCTATACCAAGATCTTCCAGCCGCAAAACCGCTATGACCGCGAACAGCGCCTGCTCGATCCGCTGAACGGCGCCGCCTATGAAATCGGCCTGAAGAGCAGCTTCTTCGGCGATGCGCTGCAGACCTCGATCGCGCTGTTCCGCATCGAGCAGGATAATGTCGGCGAGATGGACGGCCCGGAAATCATCCTGAACAGCCAGACCTTCCAGCCCTATCGCGCGGTCGAGGGCGTGACGAGCAAGGGCTTCGAACTGGAAGCCACCGGCCAGCCGCTGCCGGGCTGGAACGTCAATGCCAGCTACAGCCAGTTCAAGATCGAGGATCCGGACGGCAATGACGTGAACACCGCGCAGCCGCGCAAGCTGCTCAAGATCTTCACCACCTATGACCTGCCCGGCGTACTGACCGGCCTGACCATCGGTGGCGGCGTCAATTATCGCAGCAAGGCCTATTCGGACGGCACCATCCCCGGCACCACGCCGGCCGTGCCCTTCCGCTTCCAGCAGGACGGCTATACGCTGGTCAGCCTGATGGCGCGCTATGCCGTGACCGAGCAGCTGCAGCTCCAGGCCAATGTCGAAAATCTGTTCGACAAGAAATATTACAGCCAGGCCGGTTCGTTCAGCCAGTATCGCTACGGCGCCCCGCGCAATTTCACGATCAGCGCGAACTACAAGTTCTGA
- a CDS encoding DMT family transporter, with product MAWVILGIAVFTEIIWALSLKWAATVGSWQASVVPIALSFLNMGLLALAMRDLPAGTAYAIWTGLGAVGVIIGGMILYGDRVNMAQIGFMAMIVIGVVGTKLSAQA from the coding sequence TTGGCCTGGGTCATTCTCGGCATCGCCGTATTCACCGAAATCATCTGGGCATTGAGCCTGAAATGGGCCGCCACCGTCGGCAGCTGGCAGGCTTCCGTCGTGCCCATTGCCCTGAGCTTCCTCAACATGGGGCTGCTGGCGCTGGCGATGCGCGATCTGCCGGCGGGCACCGCCTATGCGATCTGGACGGGCCTGGGCGCCGTGGGCGTCATCATCGGCGGCATGATTCTCTATGGGGATCGGGTCAACATGGCCCAGATCGGCTTCATGGCGATGATCGTGATCGGCGTGGTCGGCACCAAATTGTCGGCCCAGGCGTGA
- a CDS encoding GIY-YIG nuclease family protein: protein MARERQGGWVYIMADRYRGTLYVGVTADLAARIHQHRSGTGADFCARYGLFRLVWAEHGDDMLSCIAHEKRLKHWRRQWKFDLIEGANPDWQDLFDQIV, encoded by the coding sequence ATGGCGCGCGAACGGCAGGGCGGATGGGTCTACATCATGGCCGATCGGTATCGGGGCACCCTCTATGTCGGCGTGACCGCCGATCTTGCTGCCCGAATCCATCAACATCGATCCGGTACGGGGGCCGACTTCTGCGCCCGCTATGGATTATTCCGGCTTGTGTGGGCCGAGCATGGCGACGACATGCTGAGCTGCATCGCCCATGAGAAGCGCCTCAAACATTGGCGCCGGCAATGGAAGTTCGACCTGATCGAAGGCGCCAATCCGGACTGGCAGGATCTGTTCGACCAGATTGTCTGA
- the katG gene encoding catalase/peroxidase HPI, translating into MSTTRISTFALACALLASPALAADPKPKPAPQADTVTEAPKPPVTEKPGGMTNKDWWPNRLDLTALRQHEATRANPYGADYDYVKEFNSLDLEAVKVDIRKVLTTSQPWWPADYGHYGPFFIRMAWHSAGTYRVGDGRGGSDGGEQRFDPLNSWPDNVSLDKARRLVWPIKQKYGRKLSWGDLMVLSGNVALEDMGFKTVGFAGGRIDAWQPDVVYWGPETKMMGTERSNPDGSLKRSLAATTMGLIYVNPEGPGANHDPKGAAADIRRAFGNMAMDDEETLALIAGGHTFGKAHGAKKPEECLGAEPAAAGIEDQGFGWKNKCGKGNAEDTLTSGLEGAWSATPTQFTTQYIDNLLNFDWVKTKSPAGATQWIPTDPATASMVPDAHVKDKRHAPIMFTTDIALKEDPGFRKVLESWQKNPELFSKAFARAWFKLTHRDLGPQVRYLGKDIPSETYSWQDPLPKASFAPVSAADQAKLKAAVLASGLTGPELVRTAWASAATFRSTDMRGGANGARLRLDPQRGWAVNDPAELNKVLAKLTAIQKDFAKSGNQVSMADLIVLGGNAAVEQAAQKGGYSITVPFTPGRVDAAQAQTDVASFAYLEPKADGFRNWYGPRAEVSPADALVDKADALDLTVPEMTVLVGGMRALGANSGGSKNGVLTTRPGTLSNDFFVNLLTMDTVWSKSATPGLYDGKDRASGAAKWTATPVDLIFGSNSELRVVAEVYAEDDAKEKFVTDFAAAWTKVMNADRF; encoded by the coding sequence ATGTCCACGACCCGCATTTCCACATTCGCCCTGGCGTGCGCGCTGCTCGCCAGCCCGGCGCTCGCCGCCGATCCCAAGCCCAAGCCGGCGCCGCAGGCCGACACCGTGACCGAGGCGCCCAAGCCGCCCGTCACCGAAAAGCCCGGCGGCATGACCAACAAGGACTGGTGGCCCAACCGCCTGGACCTTACCGCGCTGCGCCAGCATGAGGCGACCCGCGCCAATCCCTATGGCGCCGACTATGATTATGTGAAGGAATTCAACAGCCTCGACCTCGAAGCGGTCAAGGTCGACATCCGCAAGGTGCTGACCACGTCGCAGCCCTGGTGGCCGGCCGACTATGGCCATTATGGCCCCTTCTTCATCCGCATGGCTTGGCACAGCGCCGGCACCTATCGCGTCGGCGACGGCCGTGGCGGCTCGGATGGTGGCGAACAGCGGTTCGATCCGCTCAACAGCTGGCCCGACAATGTCAGCCTCGACAAGGCCCGCCGCCTGGTCTGGCCGATCAAGCAGAAATATGGCCGCAAATTGAGCTGGGGCGACCTGATGGTCCTGTCCGGCAATGTCGCGCTGGAGGATATGGGCTTCAAGACCGTGGGCTTTGCCGGCGGCCGCATCGACGCCTGGCAGCCGGACGTCGTCTATTGGGGCCCGGAAACCAAGATGATGGGGACCGAGCGCTCCAATCCCGACGGCTCGCTCAAGCGTTCGCTCGCCGCGACCACCATGGGCCTCATCTATGTGAACCCCGAAGGCCCCGGCGCCAATCATGATCCCAAGGGCGCCGCCGCCGACATCCGCCGCGCCTTTGGCAATATGGCGATGGATGACGAGGAAACGCTGGCGCTGATCGCGGGAGGCCACACCTTCGGCAAGGCGCATGGCGCCAAGAAGCCCGAGGAATGCCTGGGCGCGGAACCCGCCGCCGCCGGCATCGAGGATCAGGGCTTCGGCTGGAAGAACAAGTGCGGCAAGGGCAATGCGGAGGATACGCTGACCTCGGGCCTGGAGGGCGCCTGGTCGGCCACGCCGACCCAGTTCACCACCCAATATATCGACAATCTGCTGAACTTCGACTGGGTGAAGACCAAGAGCCCGGCCGGCGCGACCCAGTGGATCCCAACCGATCCCGCCACCGCCAGCATGGTCCCCGACGCGCATGTGAAGGACAAGCGGCACGCGCCGATCATGTTCACCACCGACATTGCGCTCAAGGAAGATCCCGGTTTCCGCAAGGTACTGGAAAGCTGGCAGAAGAATCCCGAGCTGTTCAGCAAGGCCTTCGCCCGCGCCTGGTTCAAGCTGACCCATCGTGATCTCGGCCCGCAGGTTCGCTATCTCGGCAAGGACATTCCGTCCGAAACCTATAGCTGGCAGGATCCGCTGCCCAAGGCGAGCTTCGCCCCCGTCAGCGCCGCCGATCAGGCCAAGCTGAAGGCCGCTGTGCTGGCGTCGGGCCTGACCGGGCCGGAACTGGTGCGCACCGCCTGGGCGTCGGCCGCGACCTTCCGCAGCACCGACATGCGCGGCGGTGCCAATGGCGCGCGCCTGCGGCTCGATCCGCAGCGCGGCTGGGCGGTCAACGATCCGGCGGAGTTGAACAAGGTGCTGGCCAAGCTGACTGCGATACAGAAGGATTTCGCGAAATCAGGCAATCAGGTGTCGATGGCCGACCTCATCGTCCTGGGCGGTAACGCCGCGGTCGAGCAGGCGGCGCAGAAGGGCGGCTACAGCATCACCGTGCCGTTCACGCCGGGCCGCGTCGATGCCGCGCAGGCACAGACCGATGTCGCCTCCTTCGCCTATCTGGAGCCCAAGGCGGACGGCTTCCGCAACTGGTATGGCCCCAGGGCGGAGGTCAGCCCGGCCGACGCGCTGGTGGACAAGGCCGATGCCCTCGACCTCACCGTGCCGGAAATGACCGTGCTGGTCGGCGGCATGCGCGCGCTCGGCGCCAATAGCGGCGGATCGAAGAATGGCGTGCTGACCACCCGTCCGGGCACGCTCAGCAACGACTTCTTCGTCAACCTGCTGACGATGGACACGGTGTGGAGCAAGTCGGCGACGCCGGGCCTCTATGACGGCAAGGACCGGGCCAGCGGCGCGGCGAAGTGGACGGCGACCCCGGTCGACCTGATCTTCGGCTCCAACTCCGAACTGCGCGTCGTGGCCGAAGTCTATGCCGAGGATGACGCAAAGGAGAAGTTCGTCACCGACTTCGCCGCCGCCTGGACCAAGGTCATGAACGCGGACCGCTTCTGA
- the bglX gene encoding beta-glucosidase BglX translates to MTLDRRDLLIRTLGGVLALGIPRRALAQADVARVDALIAKMTLEEKAGQMTCLADSFRPFNPPNPAAGIQDEKRLADEIRKGRVGCLFNGIGVAGGRRAQEMAVKNSRLGIPLLLAGDVIHGLKTIFPVPLGEASCFDPVLVEKTARVMAVEATAAGLHLTFAPMVDVARDQRWGRVVEGAGEDVYLTGLLSAARIRGFQGRDLRRDDSLLACPKHFAAYGAVAAGLEYGSVDISDETLRETHLPPFGKAFAAGALTTMAAFNEINGVPATADRELLTDILRGEMQFRGFVFSDYTADEELVAHGFAEDERDAARLAVLAGVDMSMQSGLYIRHIPDLVKSGAVPMATVDVAVRRILYVKTAMGLFDNPYRSLDEEVEKARIGTPAHHALAREAAARSVVLLKNDGVLPLDPAAGQRIALIGPFGEDKANLYGPWAFYGDPDKGVDIATGLRAAMPDPAKLTVELGCAVNGPIKDGIARAVAAAKAADVVILAVGESQAMSGEAQSRTMIELPSSQQALADAIAATGKPVIVLLRHGRALALHDGVANAQALLATWFLGSETGHALADIMFGKVDPSAKLPVSFPWESGQEPFFYDRKSTGRPTVDNGSTEYKARYATTDNSARFPFGHGLSYTDFALSDLKLSDTALRWDGAVEITARLTNKGKRKGSEVVQLYIRDRVASRTRPIRELKRIQRVTLSPGDSTQVRFTLSRTDLEFVGAGNRRLAEPGLFDLWVGQSSTGGLHGQFTLYAASPTSSSPRA, encoded by the coding sequence ATGACTCTTGATCGCCGCGACCTCCTCATCCGCACCCTGGGCGGTGTCCTCGCCCTTGGCATTCCCCGCCGCGCGCTGGCGCAGGCCGACGTCGCCCGCGTCGATGCGCTGATCGCGAAGATGACGCTGGAGGAAAAGGCTGGGCAGATGACCTGCCTGGCCGACAGCTTCCGTCCCTTCAACCCGCCCAACCCGGCGGCCGGCATCCAGGACGAGAAGCGCCTGGCCGACGAGATTCGCAAGGGCCGGGTCGGCTGCCTGTTCAACGGAATCGGCGTTGCCGGTGGGCGCCGCGCGCAGGAGATGGCGGTCAAGAACAGCCGCCTGGGCATCCCGCTGCTGCTGGCGGGCGACGTGATTCACGGCCTCAAGACCATCTTTCCCGTGCCGCTGGGGGAGGCTTCCTGCTTCGATCCGGTGCTGGTGGAAAAGACCGCGCGGGTCATGGCGGTGGAGGCGACGGCGGCCGGCCTGCACCTCACCTTCGCGCCGATGGTCGATGTCGCGCGCGACCAGCGCTGGGGCCGGGTGGTTGAAGGCGCGGGCGAGGATGTCTATCTGACCGGCCTGTTGTCGGCGGCGCGGATTCGCGGCTTTCAGGGGCGCGACCTGCGCCGCGACGATTCGCTGCTCGCCTGTCCCAAGCATTTCGCCGCCTATGGCGCGGTCGCCGCGGGCCTCGAATATGGCAGCGTCGACATCAGTGACGAGACGCTGCGCGAAACCCATTTGCCGCCCTTCGGCAAGGCCTTTGCCGCCGGTGCGCTCACCACCATGGCCGCCTTCAACGAGATTAACGGCGTGCCCGCCACCGCCGACCGCGAATTGCTGACCGACATATTGCGCGGCGAGATGCAGTTTCGCGGCTTCGTCTTCTCCGATTACACCGCCGACGAGGAACTGGTCGCCCATGGCTTTGCCGAGGATGAGCGCGACGCCGCCCGCCTCGCGGTGCTGGCCGGGGTCGACATGTCGATGCAGAGCGGCCTCTATATCCGCCACATCCCCGATCTGGTGAAGAGCGGCGCGGTGCCGATGGCGACGGTCGATGTCGCGGTGCGCCGCATCCTTTATGTGAAGACCGCGATGGGGCTGTTCGACAATCCTTATCGCTCGCTCGACGAAGAGGTTGAAAAGGCGCGCATCGGCACGCCCGCCCATCATGCTTTGGCGCGCGAGGCGGCGGCCCGATCGGTCGTGCTGCTCAAGAATGACGGGGTGCTGCCGCTCGATCCCGCTGCCGGGCAAAGGATCGCGCTGATCGGCCCGTTCGGCGAGGACAAGGCCAATCTCTACGGCCCCTGGGCCTTTTACGGCGATCCCGACAAGGGCGTCGACATCGCCACCGGCCTGCGCGCGGCGATGCCCGATCCCGCAAAGCTGACGGTCGAACTGGGTTGCGCGGTCAACGGCCCGATCAAGGACGGGATCGCCCGTGCCGTCGCCGCAGCGAAGGCGGCGGACGTGGTGATCCTGGCGGTTGGCGAATCCCAGGCGATGTCGGGCGAGGCGCAATCGCGCACGATGATCGAGCTGCCCTCCTCGCAACAGGCACTGGCCGATGCGATCGCCGCCACCGGCAAGCCGGTCATCGTGCTGCTGCGCCATGGCCGCGCGCTCGCTTTGCATGATGGTGTCGCCAATGCGCAGGCGTTGCTGGCGACCTGGTTCCTGGGGTCGGAAACCGGCCATGCGCTGGCCGACATAATGTTCGGCAAGGTCGATCCCTCGGCCAAGCTGCCGGTCAGCTTCCCCTGGGAAAGCGGGCAGGAGCCTTTCTTCTACGATCGCAAGTCGACCGGCCGACCGACGGTGGACAATGGCAGCACCGAATATAAGGCGCGCTATGCCACCACCGACAACAGCGCCCGCTTCCCCTTCGGCCATGGCCTCAGCTACACCGATTTCGCCCTCAGCGACCTGAAGCTCTCCGACACCGCGCTGCGCTGGGACGGCGCGGTGGAGATCACCGCGCGCCTCACCAACAAGGGCAAGCGCAAGGGCAGCGAGGTGGTGCAACTCTATATCCGCGACCGCGTCGCCAGCCGCACCCGCCCGATCCGCGAACTGAAGCGCATCCAGCGCGTCACTTTGTCGCCGGGCGATTCCACCCAGGTCCGCTTCACCCTGTCGCGCACCGACCTCGAATTTGTCGGCGCCGGCAACCGCCGCCTCGCCGAACCGGGCCTGTTCGACCTGTGGGTCGGCCAGTCCTCGACCGGCGGCCTGCACGGCCAGTTCACCCTCTACGCGGCATCTCCAACGTCCTCGTCACCCCGGGCTTGA
- a CDS encoding OmpA family protein: MPIMFKNQKYLVMLALLAGAAPAAVVAQDQAQDAPPADVSASVAMPAAELTEGPEIKGIISARSGDRMQVTAADGSKSVITINDDTKISASKGLFGLGRDHLAATSLLNGLPVTVKTLQAGEGLLASKIALQNKDLKTASMINNGTAQRFDEQTAATEALRGRMGEIDQYNVKGTTNVNFDTGKAVLSDQAKNDLCAAATSANGMSNALLLVVGYTDSTGGEELNQELSEKRASRVVNYLQQACGWKPYRMLTPTGMAEADPVASNDTIEGKAQNRRVAVNILVSKAVDGL; encoded by the coding sequence ATGCCTATCATGTTCAAAAACCAAAAATATCTTGTGATGCTTGCCCTGCTGGCCGGGGCTGCCCCGGCCGCCGTCGTGGCGCAGGACCAGGCCCAGGACGCGCCGCCGGCCGATGTGTCGGCCAGCGTCGCCATGCCGGCCGCCGAACTGACGGAGGGGCCCGAGATCAAGGGCATCATCTCCGCGCGCAGCGGCGACCGGATGCAGGTGACCGCCGCCGACGGCAGCAAGAGCGTCATCACCATCAATGACGATACCAAGATCAGCGCCAGCAAGGGCCTGTTCGGCCTTGGCCGCGACCATCTGGCCGCGACGTCACTGCTGAACGGTCTGCCGGTGACGGTGAAGACCCTGCAGGCCGGCGAAGGGCTGCTTGCCAGCAAGATCGCCCTGCAGAACAAGGATCTCAAGACCGCGTCGATGATCAACAACGGCACGGCCCAGCGGTTCGATGAACAGACCGCCGCGACCGAGGCGCTGCGCGGCCGCATGGGTGAGATCGACCAGTATAATGTGAAGGGCACGACCAACGTCAATTTCGACACCGGCAAGGCGGTACTGTCGGATCAGGCGAAGAATGACCTCTGCGCCGCGGCGACCTCGGCCAATGGCATGAGCAACGCGCTGCTGCTGGTCGTGGGCTATACCGACTCCACCGGTGGCGAGGAGCTGAATCAGGAACTGAGCGAAAAGCGTGCCTCGCGCGTGGTCAATTATCTGCAGCAGGCGTGCGGCTGGAAGCCCTATCGCATGCTGACCCCCACCGGCATGGCCGAGGCCGATCCGGTGGCCAGCAACGACACGATCGAGGGCAAGGCGCAGAATCGCCGCGTCGCGGTCAATATCCTCGTCAGCAAGGCCGTCGACGGCCTCTGA